From the genome of Mycobacterium dioxanotrophicus, one region includes:
- a CDS encoding CHAT domain-containing protein: MADVAVTATLVLRFADVGIATYVSLRVVGEPRRSVTWVIEEPQLQAACDALDAALPDARPGEAAGAAIERALATGAFASPDTEHELAAALGEQLIGPDGWHLLAESVASPRPHLFVTPSPRLGRVPWGQLVMPGPDGFRLIELVDVLMAVPPNIVHAPRRQTCWDDHRNGPAVLLLDPRIPGQRPGSALGSVLGRPSPQTPLARHFADLVAARRVLPTVAEPAELFRRTDTDRHWLAQACARDPARLLYVGHASAAEGDAGYADRAALHLAEPHPLTAADVMSAGLVIPPRVALLACASGGDYRFDEATGLVAAMILGGAELVTATLWSLPTTAGYHQFYSGTKDPVFDPMAETVAAVDLAHREDVAGSAVNRWQRSQLRRWRDGDRAASPLHWAALASFTVGDAR; the protein is encoded by the coding sequence ATGGCAGACGTGGCCGTGACCGCGACACTGGTACTTCGCTTCGCCGACGTCGGCATCGCCACCTACGTCAGCCTGCGGGTGGTGGGGGAGCCGCGCCGGTCGGTCACGTGGGTGATCGAGGAACCGCAGCTGCAGGCCGCGTGTGATGCGCTGGACGCCGCGCTGCCCGATGCACGTCCCGGTGAGGCTGCCGGCGCCGCCATTGAACGAGCCTTGGCCACCGGCGCTTTCGCGTCGCCTGACACCGAACACGAACTCGCGGCCGCACTCGGTGAGCAGTTGATCGGGCCCGACGGCTGGCACCTGCTCGCCGAGAGCGTTGCCTCGCCGCGGCCGCACCTGTTCGTCACTCCGAGTCCCCGGTTGGGCCGCGTGCCGTGGGGGCAGCTCGTCATGCCCGGCCCCGACGGCTTCCGCCTGATCGAGCTCGTCGACGTCCTCATGGCGGTGCCGCCGAACATCGTGCACGCGCCGCGACGGCAGACCTGCTGGGACGATCACCGGAATGGTCCGGCGGTGCTGCTGCTCGACCCCCGCATCCCCGGACAGCGCCCGGGTTCGGCGCTGGGTTCGGTGCTCGGCAGGCCGTCCCCACAAACACCGCTGGCACGCCATTTCGCCGATCTGGTCGCCGCGCGTCGAGTGCTGCCCACCGTCGCCGAGCCCGCCGAGTTGTTCCGCCGCACCGACACCGACCGGCACTGGCTGGCGCAGGCGTGTGCTCGGGATCCGGCCCGGCTGCTCTACGTCGGGCATGCCAGTGCGGCCGAAGGCGATGCCGGTTACGCCGATCGAGCCGCGCTGCATCTCGCGGAGCCACATCCACTGACCGCCGCGGACGTGATGTCAGCCGGCCTGGTGATTCCTCCGCGGGTCGCGTTACTGGCGTGTGCGTCGGGTGGCGACTACCGCTTCGATGAGGCCACCGGTTTGGTGGCGGCGATGATCCTCGGTGGTGCCGAGCTGGTGACCGCGACGTTGTGGTCACTGCCGACCACCGCGGGATATCACCAGTTCTACAGTGGCACAAAAGATCCGGTCTTCGATCCGATGGCCGAGACGGTCGCGGCGGTCGACCTGGCCCACCGGGAGGATGTCGCGGGTAGCGCGGTGAACCGCTGGCAACGGTCGCAGTTGCGGCGCTGGCGCGACGGCGACCGTGCGGCCAGCCCACTGCATTGGGCGGCGCTGGCCAGCTTCACCGTCGGAGACGCCCGGTGA
- a CDS encoding alpha/beta hydrolase, whose protein sequence is MHGWVPITVQVVTGIVLITALGLRSRRWWSIWLPAAAGVGGVLALGTYWYIQSEGISDRSNPAPRSLWVWVAVTGAAVVVLLAGWRGSRWWRRGVSTLAVPMSLLCAALALNLWVGYFPWVQTAWNQMTAGPLPDQTDEVTVAAMQREGTVPLRGTVVPVDTGNTASGFKHRGEYVYLPPAWFMSNPAPKLPTVMMIGGEFNTPADWMRAGNVVKTLDEFARAHHGYAPVLVFVDPGGAFNNDTECVNGPRGNSADHLTKDVIPYMNAHYRVSPLAANWGVVGWSMGGTCAVDVSVMHPELFSAFVDIAGDIGPNSGNKAQTIDRLFGGNKAAWDAFDPATVINRHGQYRGLAGWFDVNNAPSTTRVAKVSDQAKAADALCALGSAHGIPCAVVSQPGTHDWPFASNAFTASLPWLAGVIGTPQVPTVGLPSTPRSATYIQAAAR, encoded by the coding sequence ATGCACGGCTGGGTCCCGATAACAGTGCAGGTCGTGACTGGAATCGTGCTGATCACGGCGCTCGGCTTGCGCAGCCGACGGTGGTGGTCGATCTGGTTGCCGGCGGCCGCAGGGGTCGGCGGCGTGCTGGCCCTCGGCACGTACTGGTACATCCAGAGCGAAGGTATTTCCGATCGGAGCAACCCTGCGCCCAGGTCGTTGTGGGTGTGGGTGGCGGTCACCGGCGCGGCCGTGGTGGTGCTGCTGGCCGGGTGGCGCGGCAGCCGCTGGTGGCGGCGCGGTGTGTCGACGCTTGCGGTCCCGATGAGCTTGCTGTGCGCGGCCCTGGCGCTGAACCTGTGGGTCGGCTACTTCCCCTGGGTGCAGACGGCATGGAATCAGATGACGGCGGGTCCGCTGCCCGACCAGACCGACGAGGTGACGGTCGCCGCGATGCAGCGCGAAGGGACCGTCCCGCTGCGCGGCACGGTGGTGCCGGTGGACACCGGCAATACCGCCTCGGGCTTCAAGCACCGCGGCGAATACGTCTACCTGCCGCCCGCCTGGTTCATGAGCAACCCGGCGCCGAAGCTGCCGACCGTGATGATGATCGGCGGCGAGTTCAACACCCCGGCGGACTGGATGCGCGCAGGCAATGTGGTGAAGACCTTGGACGAATTCGCCCGCGCACACCACGGCTACGCACCGGTGCTGGTGTTCGTCGACCCGGGCGGCGCCTTCAACAACGACACCGAATGCGTCAACGGGCCGCGCGGCAACTCCGCCGACCACCTGACCAAAGACGTGATCCCCTACATGAATGCCCACTACAGGGTCAGCCCGCTGGCGGCCAACTGGGGTGTGGTGGGCTGGTCGATGGGCGGCACGTGCGCCGTCGACGTGTCGGTCATGCACCCCGAACTGTTCAGCGCGTTCGTCGACATCGCCGGTGACATCGGGCCCAACTCGGGCAACAAGGCGCAGACCATCGACCGGCTGTTCGGCGGGAACAAGGCGGCGTGGGATGCGTTCGACCCCGCCACGGTCATCAACCGGCACGGCCAATACCGGGGTCTGGCCGGCTGGTTCGACGTGAACAACGCGCCGTCGACCACCAGGGTCGCCAAGGTCAGCGACCAGGCCAAGGCCGCCGATGCGCTCTGTGCGCTGGGTTCGGCGCACGGGATCCCCTGCGCGGTCGTCAGCCAGCCCGGGACCCACGACTGGCCGTTCGCCTCCAACGCGTTCACCGCATCGCTGCCGTGGCTGGCCGGGGTCATCGGGACGCCGCAGGTCCCCACCGTCGGGCTGCCGTCGACGCCGCGCTCGGCCACCTACATCCAGGCCGCCGCCCGGTGA
- the lysX gene encoding bifunctional lysylphosphatidylglycerol synthetase/lysine--tRNA ligase LysX: MTVLSRASRTPMRPTSRFSWVPAAAGWTVGVIATLSLIASVSPLVRWVIKVPREFVNDYLFNFPDTSFAWAFVLTLLAAALAARKRIAWWILVLYMVGAIGWNLGDLVAGGDTMADEAGEMIGMAFHITAIVCLVLARKQFWAKVRRGALVKSAVALLAGMAIGILAAWGLLTLFPGTLDTSSRLPYAINRVSGFATVPTEVFEGYSHPFLNAVFGLFGALALMAAAVVLFQSQRAANALTGEDESAIRGLLELYGKNDSLGYFATRRDKSVVFAPSGRAAITYRVEVGVCLASGDPLGDPKAWPQAIDAWLRLCQTYGWAPGVMGASSTAAEAFRAAGLNALQLGDEAILHPDSFRLSGSDMRGVRQAVTRAKRAGASVRIRRHRELSAAEMAEVIRNADAWRDTETERGFSMALGRLGDPSDGDCLLVEAIQHDGQKDAVVAMLSLVPWGANGVSLDVMRRSPQSPNGTIELMVSELCMQAETIGVSRISLNFAMFRSAFEQGAQLGAGPVARLWRGLLVFFSRWWQLETLYRSNMKYQPEWVPRYACYEEARLIPRVGVASVIAEGFLVLPFSRRNKQHTGEHVAAPANLVESGRLHHDGSAPDVGDFATDAPGGVELARLPEQVRVRMAKLRALQDSGVEAYPVGQAPSHTVAEALAADDSEELSVAGRVLRIRDYGGVLFAQLRDWSGEVQLLLDHSRLDGGTAQFTAAIDLGDLIEVTGTMGQSRNGTRSLLVEKWRLTGKCLRPLPDKWKGLTDQEARVRARYVDLAVNTDARELIRARSGALQAIRQTLYAKDFLEVETPILQQIHGGANARPFLTHINAYDLDLYLRIAPELYLKRLCVGGVERVFELGRAFRNEGVDFSHNPEFTLLEAYQAHADYNVWIDGCRELIQNAAQAANGAQVFLRPRADGVLEPVDISGQWPVKTVHDAISEALGEHITPETDVDTLRKLCKAADIGYLTHWDAGAVVLEMYEHLVEDHTAEPTFYKDFPTSVSPLTRPHRSIPGVAERWDLVAWGVELGTAYSELTDPVEQRRRLQEQSLLAAGGDPEAMELDEDFLQAMEYAMPPTGGLGMGVDRVVMLITGRSIRETLPFPLAKPR, translated from the coding sequence ATGACCGTTCTCAGCCGCGCCAGTCGCACGCCGATGCGGCCAACCAGCCGATTCTCCTGGGTTCCGGCCGCCGCGGGCTGGACGGTCGGCGTCATCGCCACGCTGTCGCTCATCGCCAGCGTCTCCCCCCTGGTGCGCTGGGTCATCAAGGTGCCCCGGGAGTTCGTCAACGACTATCTCTTCAACTTCCCCGACACCAGCTTTGCCTGGGCCTTCGTGCTGACCCTGTTGGCCGCGGCGCTGGCGGCCCGCAAGCGCATCGCGTGGTGGATCCTGGTCCTCTACATGGTCGGCGCCATCGGCTGGAACCTGGGCGACCTGGTCGCCGGCGGCGACACCATGGCCGACGAGGCCGGCGAGATGATCGGCATGGCGTTCCACATCACCGCCATCGTCTGCCTGGTGCTGGCGCGCAAGCAGTTCTGGGCCAAGGTCCGGCGCGGTGCCCTGGTCAAGTCGGCCGTGGCCCTGCTGGCAGGCATGGCGATCGGCATCCTGGCGGCCTGGGGTCTGCTGACCCTGTTCCCCGGAACCCTCGACACCAGCTCACGACTGCCGTACGCGATAAACCGCGTCAGCGGCTTCGCGACGGTACCCACCGAGGTGTTCGAGGGGTATTCGCACCCGTTCCTCAACGCGGTGTTCGGCTTGTTCGGCGCCCTGGCGCTGATGGCCGCCGCCGTGGTGCTGTTTCAGTCGCAACGCGCAGCCAATGCATTGACCGGAGAGGACGAGTCCGCGATCCGCGGGCTGCTCGAGCTCTACGGGAAGAACGATTCGCTGGGGTACTTCGCCACCCGCCGAGACAAGTCGGTGGTGTTCGCGCCCAGTGGACGTGCGGCGATCACCTACCGCGTCGAGGTCGGGGTGTGCCTGGCCAGCGGGGACCCACTGGGCGATCCGAAGGCGTGGCCGCAGGCCATCGACGCCTGGCTGCGGTTGTGCCAGACCTACGGTTGGGCACCCGGAGTGATGGGCGCGAGTTCGACTGCGGCCGAAGCCTTCCGCGCCGCGGGGCTCAACGCGCTGCAACTCGGTGACGAAGCCATTCTGCACCCGGACTCCTTCCGGTTGTCGGGGTCGGACATGCGGGGCGTGCGCCAGGCGGTCACCCGCGCCAAACGGGCGGGCGCCTCGGTTCGGATCCGCCGCCACCGCGAGCTCTCTGCCGCCGAGATGGCCGAGGTGATCCGCAACGCCGACGCCTGGCGCGACACCGAGACCGAACGCGGCTTCTCGATGGCACTGGGCCGGCTCGGCGACCCGTCCGACGGTGACTGCCTGCTGGTCGAGGCGATTCAGCACGACGGCCAGAAGGATGCCGTGGTGGCGATGCTGTCGTTGGTGCCGTGGGGCGCCAACGGTGTCTCACTCGACGTCATGCGACGCTCCCCGCAGTCACCCAACGGCACCATCGAGTTGATGGTCAGCGAGCTGTGCATGCAGGCCGAAACCATTGGCGTAAGCCGTATCTCGCTGAACTTCGCGATGTTCCGCTCGGCATTCGAACAGGGCGCACAGCTCGGTGCCGGGCCAGTGGCCCGGCTGTGGCGCGGGCTGCTGGTGTTCTTCTCCCGCTGGTGGCAGCTGGAGACCCTGTACCGCTCGAACATGAAGTACCAACCCGAATGGGTGCCGCGCTACGCCTGCTACGAAGAAGCTCGGCTGATCCCCCGGGTCGGCGTCGCGTCGGTGATCGCCGAAGGGTTCCTGGTGCTGCCGTTCTCCAGGCGCAACAAGCAGCACACCGGTGAGCACGTCGCCGCGCCGGCGAACCTGGTGGAGTCCGGCCGGCTGCACCACGACGGAAGTGCGCCTGACGTCGGCGATTTCGCGACGGACGCGCCGGGCGGTGTGGAGCTGGCGCGCCTGCCCGAGCAGGTCCGGGTGCGCATGGCCAAGCTCAGGGCGCTGCAGGACAGCGGAGTGGAGGCCTACCCCGTCGGCCAGGCGCCCAGCCATACCGTCGCCGAGGCATTGGCGGCCGATGACTCCGAAGAGCTCAGTGTGGCCGGCCGGGTGCTGCGCATCCGCGACTACGGCGGCGTGCTGTTCGCGCAGCTGCGTGACTGGTCGGGCGAAGTCCAGCTGCTGCTGGACCATTCGCGCCTCGACGGCGGCACCGCGCAGTTCACCGCCGCGATCGACCTCGGTGACCTGATCGAGGTGACCGGCACGATGGGCCAGAGCCGCAACGGAACCCGCTCGCTGCTGGTCGAGAAGTGGCGGTTGACGGGCAAATGCCTACGCCCGCTACCGGACAAGTGGAAGGGGTTGACCGACCAGGAGGCCCGGGTGCGGGCCCGCTACGTGGACCTGGCCGTCAACACCGATGCCCGCGAGTTGATCCGGGCCCGCAGCGGCGCCCTGCAGGCCATCCGGCAGACGCTGTACGCCAAGGATTTCCTTGAGGTCGAGACGCCGATCCTGCAGCAGATCCACGGCGGCGCGAACGCCCGGCCGTTCCTCACCCACATCAACGCCTACGACCTGGACCTGTATCTGCGGATTGCCCCCGAGCTGTATCTCAAACGGCTCTGCGTCGGCGGTGTCGAGCGCGTCTTCGAGCTGGGCCGGGCGTTCCGCAACGAGGGGGTGGACTTCAGCCACAACCCGGAGTTCACCCTGCTGGAGGCCTATCAGGCGCACGCCGACTACAACGTGTGGATCGACGGCTGCCGCGAACTGATCCAGAACGCCGCGCAGGCGGCCAACGGCGCCCAGGTGTTCCTGCGGCCACGCGCCGACGGTGTGCTCGAGCCGGTGGACATCTCCGGTCAGTGGCCGGTGAAGACCGTGCACGACGCGATCTCCGAGGCCCTCGGCGAGCACATCACGCCCGAGACCGACGTGGACACCCTGCGAAAGCTGTGCAAGGCCGCCGACATCGGCTACCTGACGCACTGGGACGCCGGGGCGGTCGTGCTGGAGATGTACGAGCATCTCGTCGAAGACCACACCGCCGAGCCGACGTTCTACAAGGACTTCCCCACCTCGGTGTCCCCGCTGACCCGGCCCCACCGCAGCATCCCCGGCGTCGCCGAACGCTGGGATCTGGTGGCCTGGGGCGTCGAGCTCGGCACGGCCTACAGCGAGCTCACCGACCCCGTCGAACAACGCCGCCGCCTGCAGGAACAATCGTTGCTGGCGGCCGGTGGCGACCCCGAGGCGATGGAACTCGACGAGGACTTCCTGCAGGCGATGGAGTACGCCATGCCGCCGACCGGCGGCCTCGGTATGGGCGTCGACCGGGTGGTCATGCTGATCACCGGGCGCAGCATCCGGGAAACCCTGCCGTTCCCGCTGGCCAAACCCCGTTAG
- a CDS encoding DUF1844 domain-containing protein, translating to MTDPTVTPDAAHEQGSGDPNDSAVRDLADVPAVEVITRAAIMLMSAAAEKIGLSAPDPDESPYRDLDEARRLITALAGLVTASAEYLGPHAGPVRDGLKSLQLAFREASAAPDEPGKGPGEKYTGPVW from the coding sequence ATGACCGATCCGACAGTAACGCCCGACGCAGCGCACGAGCAGGGCTCCGGCGATCCGAACGATTCGGCCGTTCGTGACCTGGCCGACGTCCCGGCGGTAGAGGTGATCACCCGCGCCGCGATCATGCTGATGAGCGCCGCCGCCGAGAAGATCGGGTTGTCGGCGCCAGATCCCGACGAGAGCCCATACCGCGACCTCGACGAGGCCCGCCGGCTGATCACCGCGCTGGCCGGTCTCGTGACCGCCTCGGCCGAGTACCTCGGACCACACGCCGGCCCGGTGCGCGATGGCCTCAAGAGCCTACAACTGGCGTTCCGCGAAGCCAGCGCTGCGCCCGATGAACCGGGCAAGGGCCCCGGTGAGAAGTACACGGGCCCGGTCTGGTGA
- the infC gene encoding translation initiation factor IF-3, whose product MSTETRVNERIRVPEVRLIGPGGEQVGIVRIEDALRVAADADLDLVEVAPNARPPVCKIMDYGKYKYETALKERESRKNQQQTVVKEQKLRPKIDDHDYETKKGHVVRFLEAGSKVKVTIMFRGREQSRPELGYRLLQRLGADVAEYGFVETSAKQDGRNMTMVLAPHRGAKTRAKAAEQAERPGGQQATPEEPDVSPN is encoded by the coding sequence ATCAGCACTGAGACCCGCGTCAACGAGCGCATCCGCGTACCCGAAGTCCGCCTGATTGGACCAGGTGGTGAGCAGGTAGGCATCGTGCGCATCGAAGACGCCCTCCGCGTCGCCGCGGATGCCGATCTCGACCTTGTAGAAGTAGCCCCGAACGCCAGACCTCCGGTCTGCAAGATCATGGACTACGGCAAGTACAAGTACGAGACGGCTCTGAAGGAGCGCGAGTCTCGCAAGAACCAGCAGCAGACCGTCGTCAAGGAACAGAAGCTGCGTCCCAAGATCGACGATCACGACTACGAGACGAAGAAGGGCCACGTGGTCCGCTTCCTCGAAGCCGGGTCGAAGGTCAAGGTGACCATCATGTTCCGCGGACGTGAGCAGTCGCGGCCCGAACTGGGATACCGCCTGTTGCAGCGGCTGGGCGCCGACGTGGCCGAGTACGGCTTCGTCGAGACGTCCGCCAAGCAGGACGGCCGCAACATGACGATGGTGCTGGCCCCGCACCGCGGCGCGAAGACTCGCGCCAAGGCAGCGGAGCAGGCCGAGCGCCCTGGCGGGCAGCAGGCCACACCCGAAGAACCAGACGTATCACCGAACTAG
- the rpmI gene encoding 50S ribosomal protein L35, with product MPKAKTHSGASKRFRKTGTGKIVRQKANRRHLLEHKPSKRTRRLDGRTVVAANDTGRINKLLNG from the coding sequence ATGCCCAAGGCGAAGACCCACAGCGGTGCCTCCAAGCGGTTCCGCAAGACCGGTACCGGCAAGATCGTGCGGCAGAAGGCCAACCGGCGCCACCTGCTCGAGCACAAGCCGAGCAAGCGCACCCGCCGGCTCGACGGTCGTACCGTCGTGGCCGCCAACGACACCGGTCGCATCAACAAGCTGCTCAACGGCTAA
- the rplT gene encoding 50S ribosomal protein L20 has translation MARVKRALNAQKKRRTVLKASKGYRGQRSRLYRKAKEQQLHSLTYAYRDRRARKGEFRKLWISRINAAARANDITYNRLIQGLKAAGVEVDRKNLAEIAVSDEAAFAALVEVAKAALPEDVNAPSGEAA, from the coding sequence ATGGCACGCGTGAAGCGCGCACTCAACGCCCAGAAGAAGCGGCGCACAGTCCTCAAGGCCTCCAAGGGCTACCGTGGCCAGCGGTCCCGCCTGTACCGCAAAGCCAAAGAGCAGCAGCTGCATTCGCTGACCTACGCCTACCGGGACCGTCGCGCCCGTAAGGGCGAGTTCCGCAAGCTGTGGATCTCCCGCATCAACGCCGCGGCCCGCGCCAACGACATCACCTACAACCGGCTGATCCAGGGCCTCAAGGCCGCCGGTGTCGAGGTGGACCGCAAGAACCTCGCCGAGATCGCCGTGAGCGACGAGGCTGCGTTCGCCGCGCTGGTCGAGGTCGCCAAGGCCGCTCTGCCTGAGGACGTCAACGCTCCTTCGGGTGAGGCCGCCTGA
- a CDS encoding TrmH family RNA methyltransferase, which produces MSPLTERADRVAAAVKLHRAVARRRAARFLAEGPNLVESALRRGLVSEVFATAAALDRFGGLLADAPVYEVTERAAKALSDTVTPVGLVAVCRLPDVSLDDVLAAAPRLIAVAVQLSEPGNAGTLIRVADAMGADAVILAGNAVDPYNSKCLRASAGSIFSIPVLSETDETATVARLRDAGLQVLATTVDGEVSLADPEFERALAAPTAWLFGPEAHGLPTELAAMADHRVRIPMPGNAESLNIASAASICLYQSARS; this is translated from the coding sequence ATCAGTCCGCTCACCGAGCGAGCTGATCGCGTCGCCGCAGCCGTAAAGCTGCACCGCGCCGTCGCACGTCGCCGCGCCGCACGCTTTCTCGCCGAAGGTCCCAACCTCGTCGAGTCAGCGTTGCGGCGCGGACTCGTTTCCGAGGTGTTCGCGACGGCCGCGGCTCTCGACCGGTTCGGGGGTCTGCTCGCCGATGCCCCGGTGTATGAGGTGACCGAACGTGCGGCAAAGGCGTTGTCCGACACGGTCACTCCGGTCGGTCTCGTGGCGGTGTGCCGGCTCCCGGACGTCTCACTCGACGATGTGCTCGCCGCGGCACCACGCCTGATCGCGGTCGCCGTCCAGCTTTCCGAGCCAGGCAACGCCGGCACCCTGATCCGGGTTGCCGACGCGATGGGTGCCGACGCGGTGATCCTGGCAGGCAACGCCGTCGACCCCTACAACAGCAAGTGTCTTCGGGCGTCGGCGGGCAGCATCTTCTCCATCCCCGTGCTCAGCGAAACCGACGAGACGGCGACCGTGGCGCGGTTGCGTGACGCGGGCCTGCAGGTGCTGGCCACCACCGTCGACGGCGAGGTCAGCCTCGCCGACCCTGAGTTCGAGCGTGCCCTCGCTGCGCCGACCGCGTGGCTGTTCGGGCCCGAAGCACACGGGCTGCCAACGGAGTTGGCGGCGATGGCGGATCACCGCGTGCGCATTCCGATGCCCGGCAACGCCGAAAGCCTCAACATCGCCTCGGCCGCCTCGATCTGCCTGTATCAGAGCGCCCGTTCTTAG
- a CDS encoding GntP family permease translates to MTTMVHWLQHETAGLLTLAAVSIALLLVLIIKLKLEPFIALIVVSIAVALVAGISVADLVGTPAKSGDSLLEKGFGSILGHITVIIGLGTVLGAMLERSGGADVLTTRLLNLFGPKGAPLAMGVTGLVLGIPIFFDIGIFILAPLVYVAAKRGGKSLVLYAMPMLAGLSMTHAFLPPHPGPVAAAGLLHVSLGWLIIMGLACGIPAWFVSGVMWGSWIGKRVLVDVPDELVPEEEEADTANPPSIGLIAFIILAPMLMILAATVSDVVLKEGRLRSTLTLIGTPAIALTIAVVLALYLLGIRRGISAPELAKISAASLRPVGMILLVVGAGSFFGAVLRATGIGKALADSMTEVGLPVILSAYLISCALRIAQGSATVAIVTTAGIIETSISAGHYSPAQIALIVVAVSAGSIIASHVNDGGFWIVSRYFNMSVKDTLKTWTVLETILSVVGFAAAGLIWLAI, encoded by the coding sequence ATGACCACCATGGTGCACTGGCTGCAGCACGAGACCGCCGGACTGCTGACCCTGGCCGCGGTCTCGATCGCACTGCTGCTGGTGTTGATCATCAAGCTCAAGCTGGAACCGTTCATCGCCCTCATCGTGGTGAGCATCGCGGTCGCCCTGGTCGCCGGCATTTCGGTGGCCGATCTGGTCGGCACTCCTGCCAAATCCGGGGATTCGTTGTTGGAGAAGGGTTTCGGCAGCATCCTCGGCCATATCACCGTGATCATCGGGCTCGGTACCGTCCTGGGCGCCATGCTCGAACGCTCCGGCGGGGCCGACGTGCTGACCACCCGGCTGCTGAACCTGTTCGGCCCCAAGGGCGCTCCGTTGGCGATGGGTGTCACCGGTCTGGTGCTGGGGATCCCGATCTTCTTCGACATCGGCATCTTCATCCTCGCCCCGTTGGTGTACGTGGCGGCCAAGCGCGGCGGAAAGTCGTTGGTGCTCTACGCGATGCCGATGCTGGCGGGCCTGTCGATGACGCATGCATTCCTGCCGCCGCATCCAGGCCCGGTCGCCGCGGCCGGACTGCTGCACGTGAGCCTCGGTTGGCTCATCATCATGGGACTCGCGTGCGGTATCCCGGCCTGGTTCGTCAGCGGCGTGATGTGGGGTTCGTGGATCGGCAAGCGTGTGCTGGTCGACGTGCCAGACGAACTGGTCCCCGAGGAGGAAGAGGCCGACACCGCCAATCCGCCGTCGATCGGCCTCATCGCGTTCATCATTCTCGCGCCGATGCTGATGATCTTGGCGGCCACCGTATCGGATGTGGTTCTGAAAGAGGGTCGGCTGCGGTCGACCCTCACCCTGATCGGCACCCCGGCCATTGCGCTGACCATCGCGGTGGTGCTGGCGTTGTATCTGCTGGGAATCCGACGGGGCATCTCGGCCCCCGAGCTCGCCAAGATCAGTGCGGCATCGCTGCGTCCCGTCGGGATGATCCTGCTCGTCGTCGGGGCCGGCTCGTTCTTCGGGGCGGTGCTGCGCGCCACCGGGATCGGCAAGGCCCTCGCTGACTCGATGACCGAGGTCGGGCTGCCGGTGATCCTGTCGGCCTATCTGATCAGTTGCGCGCTGCGGATCGCGCAGGGCTCGGCGACCGTCGCGATCGTCACCACCGCCGGCATCATCGAGACCTCCATCAGCGCAGGGCATTACAGCCCCGCCCAGATCGCGCTGATCGTGGTGGCGGTATCCGCGGGATCGATCATCGCCAGCCACGTCAACGACGGCGGGTTCTGGATCGTGTCGCGCTACTTCAACATGTCGGTCAAGGACACGCTGAAAACATGGACGGTGCTTGAGACCATCCTGTCAGTCGTGGGTTTCGCAGCGGCCGGCCTGATCTGGCTGGCCATCTGA
- a CDS encoding bifunctional 4-hydroxy-2-oxoglutarate aldolase/2-dehydro-3-deoxy-phosphogluconate aldolase has protein sequence MNKLDALKADRVLTVVRADSIPDAADLCHALAAGGIRTVELTFTTPDVLDHIRRCADAVARAGILLGVGTVMTADQAAAAIDAGAAFLVTPGLRPAVAEAAVARDIPVFLGALTPSEVAQAVDLGSTAVKIFPASSMGPKYLSDLHGPYPDVDLVPSGGINADNARAYLDAGALAVTAGTGVVPPVEVAAGNWTEITSRAAGFVAAMGV, from the coding sequence ATGAACAAGCTCGATGCGCTCAAGGCCGACCGGGTGCTCACCGTGGTGCGGGCCGACAGCATTCCCGACGCCGCCGACCTGTGCCACGCGCTCGCCGCAGGCGGCATCCGCACCGTCGAATTGACCTTCACCACACCTGATGTGCTCGACCACATCCGACGCTGCGCCGACGCGGTCGCGCGAGCGGGCATCCTGCTGGGCGTGGGCACGGTGATGACCGCCGACCAGGCCGCGGCGGCGATCGACGCCGGAGCCGCGTTCCTGGTGACGCCCGGGCTTCGGCCCGCCGTCGCCGAGGCCGCGGTGGCGCGCGACATCCCGGTGTTCCTCGGCGCACTCACCCCGAGTGAGGTGGCACAAGCCGTCGACCTCGGTTCCACTGCCGTGAAGATCTTCCCCGCCAGCAGCATGGGGCCGAAGTACCTGTCCGATCTACACGGCCCCTATCCCGATGTCGACCTCGTGCCGTCGGGCGGCATCAACGCCGACAACGCGCGGGCCTATCTCGACGCGGGCGCGTTGGCGGTGACTGCCGGTACCGGTGTGGTGCCACCCGTCGAGGTCGCCGCAGGCAATTGGACCGAGATCACCAGCCGGGCCGCGGGTTTCGTCGCGGCGATGGGCGTTTAG